In the Mycolicibacter sp. MU0102 genome, one interval contains:
- a CDS encoding PPOX class F420-dependent oxidoreductase, whose protein sequence is MTTPAFSDVYREKYLLLTTFTKDGKPKPTPVWGAPVGDRLLVITDDGSWKTKRINNTPRVTIQKCGVLGKPKGDPVEAVARVLPKSETRRVYDAVVKRYWWHAWWFVPHSLVRGGIDKVHVGLEITAA, encoded by the coding sequence ATGACGACACCGGCATTCTCCGATGTGTACCGGGAGAAGTACCTGCTGCTGACGACGTTCACCAAGGACGGCAAGCCCAAGCCGACCCCGGTGTGGGGTGCGCCCGTCGGGGACCGGCTGTTGGTCATCACCGACGACGGGTCGTGGAAGACCAAGCGGATCAACAACACTCCGCGAGTCACCATCCAAAAGTGTGGCGTCCTGGGCAAACCCAAAGGGGACCCCGTGGAGGCGGTGGCCCGGGTCCTGCCCAAGTCCGAGACCCGGCGGGTCTACGACGCCGTCGTCAAGCGGTACTGGTGGCACGCCTGGTGGTTCGTCCCGCATTCGCTCGTGCGCGGTGGAATCGACAAGGTGCACGTCGGCCTGGAGATCACCGCCGCCTGA
- a CDS encoding FAD-dependent oxidoreductase: MTRPRVVIAGLGDSGVLTAIRLAKHADVVGISVKPALVSGQELGLRLSRPQQWARDYWLPFDRLPRLDAVRTVHGAVSGVDLGARTLTVACADGVSRDEPYDALIIATGVSNGFWRRPTTQSAGDVAAELTAAHARLARAGSVIVVGGGAAAVSSAANIARTWPAKRVDLYFPGPRPLREHHPRVWHTIERRLADARVSLHPDHRALVPDGFGCDRITDDPVRFSTGQDPASADAVLWAIGKVRPNTDWLPAELLDDAGFVRVCTDLRVPGHRGVFAIGDVAATDPLRSSARNRADGLLAHNVRAALTGKPLRHYRPPTRRWGSVLGAGPEGLEVFAPSGRAFRFPVWSIERVLYPWIVRRGIYRGVRPNDPLKTARID, from the coding sequence GTGACGCGACCGCGGGTAGTCATAGCAGGGCTGGGCGACAGCGGCGTTCTCACCGCGATCCGGCTGGCCAAGCACGCCGACGTGGTCGGCATTTCGGTGAAACCCGCCCTGGTGAGCGGCCAGGAGCTGGGTCTGCGGCTGTCCCGCCCGCAGCAGTGGGCGCGCGACTACTGGCTGCCATTCGACCGATTGCCCCGCCTGGACGCGGTGCGCACCGTGCACGGTGCGGTGTCCGGCGTCGATCTGGGTGCCAGAACCCTGACCGTCGCGTGTGCTGACGGTGTCAGCCGCGATGAGCCCTATGACGCCCTGATCATCGCGACCGGGGTCAGCAACGGCTTCTGGCGTCGGCCCACCACGCAGTCGGCCGGTGATGTCGCCGCCGAGCTGACCGCCGCACACGCCCGACTGGCCAGGGCCGGATCAGTCATCGTGGTGGGCGGCGGTGCCGCGGCGGTCAGCAGCGCCGCCAACATCGCCCGCACCTGGCCGGCCAAACGGGTCGACCTGTACTTTCCGGGTCCGCGCCCGCTGCGTGAGCACCATCCGCGGGTCTGGCACACCATCGAGCGCAGATTGGCCGACGCGCGCGTGAGCCTCCATCCCGACCACCGAGCCCTGGTGCCCGACGGGTTCGGCTGCGACCGCATCACCGATGACCCGGTCCGCTTCAGCACCGGTCAGGACCCGGCATCGGCCGATGCCGTGCTGTGGGCGATCGGGAAGGTGCGACCCAACACCGACTGGCTGCCGGCCGAGCTGCTCGACGACGCCGGCTTCGTCCGGGTCTGCACCGACCTGCGGGTGCCCGGACATCGCGGAGTGTTCGCGATCGGCGATGTCGCGGCGACCGACCCGCTGCGCAGCTCGGCCCGCAACCGCGCGGACGGGCTACTGGCGCACAACGTGCGGGCCGCCCTCACCGGCAAGCCGCTACGGCACTACCGGCCACCCACCCGGCGGTGGGGTTCGGTGCTGGGGGCGGGGCCCGAGGGCCTGGAGGTGTTCGCGCCGTCCGGGCGTGCGTTCCGGTTCCCGGTCTGGTCGATCGAGCGGGTGCTGTATCCGTGGATCGTCCGGCGGGGTATCTATCGCGGCGTACGCCCCAACGATCCGCTGAAAACTGCCAGAATCGACTGA
- a CDS encoding acyltransferase, whose protein sequence is MTTMWGAPIHKRWRGSRLRDPRQAKFLTLASLRWVLANRAYTPWYLVRYWRLLKFKLANPHIITRGMVFLGKGVEIQATPEMSHMEIGRWVHIGDKNTIRAHEGSLRFGDKVVLGRDNVINTYLDIELGDSVLMADWCYVCDFDHKMDDINVPIKDQGIIKSPVRIGPDTWIAAKVTILRDTSVGRGCVLGAHAVVKGVIPDYSIAVGAPAKVVKNRKLAWETSAAERAELAAALADIERKKASQS, encoded by the coding sequence ATGACGACGATGTGGGGTGCTCCGATCCACAAACGCTGGCGGGGTTCGCGCCTGCGTGACCCGCGCCAGGCCAAGTTCCTCACGCTGGCCTCGCTGCGCTGGGTCTTGGCCAACCGGGCCTACACACCGTGGTACCTGGTGCGCTACTGGCGGCTGCTGAAGTTCAAGTTGGCCAACCCGCACATCATCACCCGCGGCATGGTTTTCCTGGGCAAGGGCGTGGAGATCCAGGCCACCCCGGAGATGTCGCATATGGAGATCGGCCGCTGGGTGCACATCGGCGACAAGAACACCATCCGGGCCCACGAAGGCTCGCTGCGGTTCGGCGACAAAGTGGTGCTGGGACGCGACAACGTCATCAACACCTACCTCGACATCGAGCTCGGTGATTCCGTGCTGATGGCCGACTGGTGCTACGTCTGCGACTTCGACCACAAGATGGACGACATCAACGTGCCGATCAAGGACCAGGGCATCATCAAGAGCCCGGTGCGGATCGGCCCGGACACCTGGATCGCGGCGAAGGTCACCATCCTGCGTGACACCAGCGTCGGTCGCGGTTGCGTCCTGGGCGCTCACGCGGTGGTCAAGGGCGTCATCCCGGATTACTCGATTGCGGTGGGGGCACCGGCCAAGGTGGTCAAGAACCGCAAACTGGCCTGGGAAACCTCGGCCGCCGAGCGAGCCGAGCTGGCCGCTGCGTTGGCCGACATCGAACGTAAGAAGGCCTCCCAGAGCTGA
- a CDS encoding aldehyde dehydrogenase: protein MTGAPTQLLIDGALVAGGGGAFDTVNPATEEAIGAAADGDAADLDRAIAAARTAFDTSDWGRDTALRVHCLRQLRDALNDEIETLREITIAEVGAPRSLTYRGQLQTPVDDLGFPAATAESYPWQVDLGVAAPMGIATARTVVREPFGVVGAITPWNFPHQVTFAKIGPALAAGNTVVLKPAPDTPWCAAEVGRIIAEKTDFPPGVVNIVTASDHRIGAQLAQDPRVDVVSFTGSTATGRSVMTAAAQTIKKVFLELGGKSAFVILDDAELSAACAAAASTVAMHAGQGCALTTRLLVPRERYGEALDAVAAAMSRVAVGDPNDPKTLCGPLISAKQRDRVQSYLDLAIAEGGTFHCGGGRPAGLDRGFFIEPTVIAGLTNQARVAREEIFGPVLVVLAHDGDADALRIANDSPYGLSATVFGSAERAARMASQLRAGTVNVNGGMWYSADVPFGGYKQSGVGREMGLAGFEEYLETKVVATAVPGAQH from the coding sequence GTGACCGGTGCGCCGACCCAGCTGCTGATCGACGGCGCGCTGGTCGCCGGTGGCGGGGGCGCTTTTGACACCGTCAACCCGGCCACCGAGGAAGCCATCGGTGCGGCCGCCGACGGCGATGCCGCCGACCTCGACCGCGCGATCGCCGCCGCCCGCACGGCGTTCGACACCTCGGACTGGGGCCGCGACACCGCATTGCGGGTGCACTGTCTGCGCCAGCTGCGCGACGCGCTCAACGACGAGATCGAGACGCTGCGTGAGATCACCATCGCCGAAGTCGGGGCGCCCCGGTCGCTGACCTACCGAGGCCAGCTGCAGACGCCCGTCGATGACCTGGGTTTCCCGGCTGCCACCGCGGAGAGCTACCCGTGGCAGGTGGACCTCGGGGTGGCGGCCCCGATGGGTATCGCCACCGCGCGGACCGTCGTGCGGGAGCCGTTCGGCGTAGTCGGAGCGATCACGCCGTGGAATTTTCCCCATCAGGTCACGTTCGCCAAGATCGGGCCGGCGCTGGCGGCTGGCAACACCGTCGTCCTCAAGCCGGCCCCCGACACCCCCTGGTGCGCAGCCGAAGTCGGCCGGATCATCGCCGAGAAGACCGATTTTCCGCCCGGAGTTGTCAACATCGTCACCGCTTCTGACCACCGCATCGGTGCCCAGCTCGCGCAGGACCCTCGCGTGGACGTGGTCTCCTTTACCGGCTCGACGGCGACCGGACGTTCGGTGATGACCGCTGCCGCACAGACCATCAAGAAGGTCTTTCTGGAGCTCGGCGGCAAGTCGGCGTTCGTGATCCTCGATGACGCCGAGCTGTCCGCCGCCTGCGCAGCCGCCGCGTCGACGGTGGCGATGCACGCCGGGCAGGGGTGCGCCCTGACCACCCGCCTGCTGGTGCCGCGCGAACGCTACGGCGAGGCGCTCGACGCGGTAGCTGCCGCGATGTCGCGGGTCGCGGTGGGTGACCCCAACGATCCGAAAACACTGTGCGGACCGCTGATCTCGGCGAAGCAGCGGGATCGGGTGCAGTCCTACCTTGATCTGGCGATCGCCGAAGGCGGGACGTTTCACTGCGGTGGCGGCAGGCCGGCCGGCCTGGACCGGGGCTTCTTCATCGAGCCGACGGTGATCGCCGGGCTGACCAACCAGGCCCGGGTGGCCCGCGAAGAGATTTTCGGCCCGGTGTTGGTGGTGTTGGCCCACGACGGGGACGCCGACGCGCTGCGCATCGCCAATGACTCGCCGTATGGGTTGTCCGCCACGGTGTTCGGGTCTGCCGAGCGCGCCGCCCGAATGGCGTCGCAACTGCGCGCCGGGACCGTCAACGTCAACGGCGGCATGTGGTACTCCGCCGACGTGCCGTTCGGGGGCTACAAGCAGTCCGGGGTCGGCCGGGAGATGGGACTGGCGGGCTTCGAGGAATACCTCGAGACAAAAGTGGTGGCCACCGCGGTGCCTGGGGCGCAACACTGA
- a CDS encoding LLM class flavin-dependent oxidoreductase — MPLLSALRLNMTNTPGAGHDDRYRTALAMASYADANGVTAVGCEEHHLAATGWLPAPLLVAAAVAGCTTNIRISINALLVPLYDPVRLAEDIAVLDQLSGGRVSYIAGIGYRTQEYHAVGKDYRRRGRLMDDCLEVLLKAWGDEPFEYHGQLIDVTPKPYTKPHPVLFVGGMSAAAARRAARFGLPFSPPMPMPEIEAVYREELARNGKQGFVFSPENGNTVTHLTTDPEAAWARCGEHFLHEATEYSSWAVPEVPRPNESPTATINELRASAKIEVLTPDELLAQCRAGRTGVTLHPLIGGLPIDEGWESLRLLVERVLPALKP, encoded by the coding sequence ATGCCACTGCTGAGCGCCCTGCGCCTGAATATGACGAACACCCCCGGCGCCGGACATGACGACCGGTATCGGACGGCATTGGCGATGGCGTCCTACGCCGACGCGAACGGAGTCACCGCCGTCGGTTGCGAAGAACATCACCTTGCGGCCACCGGGTGGCTGCCCGCCCCGCTGCTGGTAGCCGCCGCCGTCGCGGGATGCACCACCAACATCCGCATCAGCATCAACGCCCTGCTGGTACCGCTCTACGACCCGGTGCGCCTCGCCGAGGACATCGCGGTCCTCGACCAGCTGTCCGGCGGACGCGTCAGCTATATCGCCGGAATCGGTTACCGTACACAGGAATACCACGCAGTTGGCAAAGACTATCGGCGACGGGGACGGCTGATGGACGACTGCCTCGAGGTGCTGCTCAAAGCCTGGGGCGACGAGCCCTTCGAGTATCACGGCCAGTTGATCGATGTGACACCCAAGCCGTACACCAAGCCGCATCCGGTGTTGTTCGTCGGCGGGATGAGCGCCGCAGCCGCCCGCCGAGCAGCCCGGTTCGGTTTGCCGTTCTCCCCGCCGATGCCCATGCCCGAGATCGAAGCGGTGTATCGAGAGGAACTGGCGCGCAACGGCAAACAAGGCTTCGTGTTCAGCCCCGAGAACGGCAACACCGTGACTCATCTGACCACCGACCCCGAGGCGGCGTGGGCTCGATGCGGTGAGCATTTCCTGCACGAGGCAACCGAATACAGCTCGTGGGCGGTGCCGGAGGTGCCTCGCCCCAACGAGAGTCCGACCGCCACGATCAACGAGCTGCGCGCGTCCGCCAAGATCGAAGTGCTGACCCCCGACGAGCTCCTCGCGCAGTGTCGCGCCGGCCGCACCGGGGTGACCCTGCACCCGCTGATCGGCGGGCTGCCGATCGACGAGGGCTGGGAGAGCCTGCGACTGCTGGTCGAACGGGTGCTGCCGGCACTCAAACCCTAG
- a CDS encoding PQQ-binding-like beta-propeller repeat protein: MVALAGLLGGCANTDSWVDAAPAPGWPAQYADAANSSHTATAGATDLQLDWIRSVKGELGAQPALGVHGWMMLNAATEAGCSLMQWENADRGRQRWCTRLHQGGGFFGALIDGFDNVYVGQPGAMLSFPPTQWIRWRAPVIGMPSTPRILGDGLLLVVTHLGQVLIFDTHRGAVVGTPLDLVDGVDPTDFRRGLSDCAAARPDCPVAAAPAFSPESNVAVVSLWQPGAKESGLVGLKYHPGGVPLLTQEWSSDAVAAGVLASPVLSADGSTIYVNGRDQRLWAINAADGKAKWSVPLKFLAQTPPAVTPGGLIVSGGGPDTELVAYADRGDYAEQVWRREDTVPLSSSSLAGKVGYTVVAGTSLGPAGLSLLVFDPADGHTLNSYPLPEARGFPVGVSVGNDRRVAVATSAGQVFSFAPA, encoded by the coding sequence ATGGTGGCGCTGGCGGGGCTTCTTGGCGGCTGCGCGAACACCGATTCCTGGGTGGATGCCGCGCCCGCGCCAGGCTGGCCCGCCCAGTATGCCGATGCCGCCAACAGCAGTCATACCGCCACGGCGGGAGCCACCGACCTGCAGCTGGACTGGATCCGCTCGGTCAAAGGCGAGCTGGGAGCCCAGCCCGCCCTGGGCGTCCACGGCTGGATGATGCTCAACGCTGCGACCGAGGCCGGTTGTTCGCTGATGCAGTGGGAGAACGCCGACCGCGGCCGACAGCGCTGGTGCACTCGGCTGCATCAGGGCGGCGGGTTCTTCGGCGCGCTCATCGACGGCTTCGACAACGTCTATGTCGGGCAGCCGGGCGCCATGCTGTCGTTTCCGCCCACCCAATGGATCCGTTGGCGCGCACCGGTGATCGGAATGCCCTCCACGCCGCGGATCCTCGGCGACGGCCTGCTGCTGGTCGTGACCCATTTGGGCCAGGTGCTGATTTTCGACACGCATCGCGGCGCGGTCGTCGGCACGCCGCTGGACCTGGTGGACGGTGTCGACCCGACCGACTTCCGGCGCGGACTGTCGGACTGCGCCGCCGCCCGGCCAGACTGCCCAGTCGCCGCCGCACCTGCCTTCTCACCGGAGAGCAACGTCGCAGTGGTGAGCCTGTGGCAGCCGGGTGCCAAGGAGTCCGGCTTGGTGGGTCTCAAATACCACCCGGGCGGCGTCCCGCTGCTCACCCAGGAGTGGAGCAGCGATGCCGTCGCCGCCGGGGTGTTGGCCAGCCCCGTGCTGTCCGCCGACGGTTCCACGATCTACGTCAACGGGCGCGACCAGCGCCTGTGGGCGATCAACGCCGCCGACGGCAAGGCGAAATGGTCAGTGCCGCTGAAGTTCTTGGCTCAAACACCACCGGCGGTGACGCCCGGCGGATTGATCGTCTCGGGCGGTGGCCCCGACACCGAACTGGTTGCCTACGCCGACCGCGGGGACTACGCCGAGCAGGTGTGGCGCCGCGAGGACACCGTGCCGCTGTCCTCGTCGAGTCTGGCGGGCAAGGTGGGCTACACCGTGGTCGCCGGTACCAGCCTCGGCCCGGCGGGCTTGTCTCTGTTGGTCTTCGATCCTGCCGACGGTCACACCCTCAACAGCTATCCGCTGCCCGAAGCGCGCGGGTTTCCCGTCGGGGTGTCGGTCGGCAATGACCGGCGGGTGGCGGTCGCCACCAGCGCTGGTCAGGTGTTCAGCTTCGCCCCCGCCTGA
- a CDS encoding class I SAM-dependent methyltransferase, with the protein MGAMDRPAESKVDARALNGVSETALMTLNGRAYQAAHSHAIIDDPEAIRLVESIAFDFDKFGRRGQEMALRSLAVDRCATAYLHEHPEATVVALAEGFQTSFWRLNSIIGDPRFNWVSVDLEPVMRLRERLLPTSPRITNLAQSALDYSWMAQVDSSAGVFITAEGLLMYLQPRQAMDLIAACAERFPGGQMFFDVPPTLVKKVAPRGMRSSRHYRVPPMPFSLSPRQLARLTQTVPGIKAVHDVPIPKGRGLFFGTLFPAFWQWGPTKNFRGAYTLLEFA; encoded by the coding sequence ATGGGCGCGATGGACCGTCCAGCCGAATCCAAAGTCGACGCCCGTGCGCTCAATGGTGTTTCGGAAACCGCCCTGATGACGCTCAACGGGCGGGCATATCAGGCCGCACACTCCCACGCCATCATCGACGACCCGGAGGCGATTCGACTCGTCGAGTCCATCGCGTTCGACTTCGACAAGTTCGGACGTCGTGGCCAGGAGATGGCGCTACGGTCGCTGGCCGTCGATCGATGCGCGACGGCCTATCTGCATGAGCACCCCGAGGCGACGGTGGTGGCGCTTGCCGAAGGCTTCCAAACCAGCTTCTGGCGCCTGAACAGTATTATTGGCGATCCGCGATTCAATTGGGTGTCAGTGGATTTGGAGCCGGTGATGCGGCTTCGCGAACGGTTGCTGCCGACCTCACCGCGCATCACCAACCTGGCGCAGTCGGCGTTGGACTACAGCTGGATGGCACAGGTTGATTCCAGTGCCGGCGTCTTCATCACCGCCGAAGGTCTGCTGATGTATCTGCAGCCACGCCAGGCGATGGACCTCATCGCGGCGTGTGCCGAACGTTTCCCCGGCGGTCAGATGTTCTTCGATGTCCCACCGACCCTGGTCAAGAAAGTGGCTCCGCGCGGGATGCGATCATCGCGGCACTACCGCGTCCCCCCGATGCCGTTCAGCCTTTCACCCCGTCAGCTCGCCAGGCTGACCCAGACGGTGCCGGGTATCAAAGCCGTGCACGATGTGCCGATACCCAAGGGGCGTGGCCTGTTCTTTGGAACCTTGTTTCCGGCCTTCTGGCAGTGGGGTCCCACGAAGAATTTTCGGGGCGCCTACACGCTGCTTGAGTTCGCCTGA
- a CDS encoding esterase → MRILVAALLAGGAVGSWLGMAGTPSAGAVSPCAELGGTLESGQCHVHSSNANYTLDMRFPVDYPDQQTLTEYLVQNRDGFLTVAKSPGSRDMPYEMDATSEQHRSGQAPKGTQSVVLKIFQDLGGPQPSTWFQAFNYDLASRKPITFETLFAQGSKPLEAIFPVVQRDLERQTGVPAILISSGSGLDPAHYQNFAITNDEVIFYFAPGELLPMSSGATSVKVPRTALPALAV, encoded by the coding sequence ATGCGCATTCTGGTGGCCGCCCTGTTGGCGGGCGGTGCAGTGGGCAGCTGGCTGGGCATGGCGGGTACGCCCTCGGCGGGCGCGGTCTCGCCCTGTGCCGAATTGGGCGGCACGCTCGAGTCCGGGCAATGTCACGTCCACTCGTCCAACGCCAACTACACCCTCGACATGCGGTTTCCGGTCGACTACCCCGATCAGCAGACCCTGACCGAGTACCTGGTGCAGAACCGCGACGGGTTCTTGACCGTGGCCAAGTCACCCGGCTCGCGCGACATGCCCTACGAAATGGACGCCACATCCGAGCAGCACCGTTCGGGTCAGGCCCCCAAAGGCACCCAGAGCGTCGTGCTGAAGATCTTCCAAGACCTCGGTGGCCCGCAGCCGTCCACCTGGTTCCAGGCTTTCAACTACGACTTGGCGTCGCGCAAGCCGATCACCTTCGAGACCCTGTTCGCGCAGGGCAGCAAGCCGCTGGAAGCGATCTTTCCGGTGGTGCAGCGCGATCTCGAACGCCAGACCGGAGTGCCCGCGATCCTGATCTCGTCGGGCTCGGGGCTGGACCCGGCGCACTACCAGAACTTCGCCATCACCAACGACGAGGTGATCTTCTACTTCGCGCCCGGCGAGCTGCTGCCGATGAGCTCCGGTGCCACCTCGGTCAAGGTGCCGCGCACCGCGCTCCCGGCGCTGGCCGTCTAG